In Seonamhaeicola sp. S2-3, the genomic window TCTATTAAATAACGGTCTTTATACTTGCCATAGGGCATTTTAGTATGTGCTAGCTTTAAAAGGAATTCTTTATCTGGAATCATAGTTTTTAATAAATCTATTATACTTGAGGTAAAAGCATCTAACTTATGTAAAAGTTAGTAATATTAATTTGATTTATACTTTGAAAACTTTTTTAGCTCATGGCTAATATAGGTTTCCCATTGTGCCTGAGCTTCTTTATTTCTAGAAAAATTGGTTTCTAAATCGTATTTATCCTGTAACTTTTTTAATTCTATATTAATGTTTTTTTGAAGAGTTTTCAACTCTCTTTTAACATGATTTGTTATTTTAAGTTTACTAATCTCATACCTTAACTTTCTGGCATGCAACTCGGTAATATCAAAATGTAACTGCTCATGGCTTAATACATGAAGGTCTGCCCTATCTGGTTTATACCAAGATTGTTCTGGATAAAAATGTGCATGTACTTGAGTAGAAAAATCAGTTACTTCCTTGTTAGTTTGCTTAATGGAAAACCCAAAAGAAACACCAGAAGCTGTAACCGCTACTGCACTATCACGTAAATTAGGTGTGCCTTTAAAATCAGACCAAGTGAGTTTGTAAGACTCTTTCCAAGATAATACGGGTTCATCTTGAATTAGAAAAAAACTACAGAAAACAATAAGAATTCTAATCACAAATTTAAAACGTAAAGCTAATTAGCTTATTGTTTCACTTCTACAATTGTTAAATCTTGATATTTAACTAAATACACCGTGTCATTATAGTAACCTCCAAACATTTTCTTTTTGTAAGCAAATTTGTTTTCTACATATTCTGTAACTGGTGCTTTTTTTACAGACATAAATAAATCATCAGAAGACACTAAGCGCAACACAACATCCATTGTTAAATCAAAACCTTTTACGGCTCTTTTGTTTGGTGTTATATTATATTTACGTTTATAGTTCTTTACAAAAGAATTGGTTTCATCATAACTTTTAGAGGTGGTTGCATAATGAAATTGAAGTTTAGATAGATGCTCATTAGATACCTCATCGCCTTCAAATGCTTTATTAAAATTGGTGGTTATTAAAACAATATCTCGTTGTTCAATTCTTTTTGCTTTATCGTCTTTTTGAATTAAAGATGCCAAAATACTTGTTACGTTTGAGACAAACCCAGAGTTTTTGGTTTCTAAAAACACCATGTTATTACCTGGTTTTAAAACTTTTTCAATATCTTGTCTGTTTACATAATATTTATCTGCTCCTTCTTTATCTTTCTTAGAGTACACTTGCTTTGCAGCAATAAATTCTTGTTTTAAACTGTTTGATATAGCTGTATGTTTTGAATCTGAAATAATTACAATATTACTTGATAACGTATCTGCCTTTACAAAATTTACAACTTTTCTTTTAAGCAAATCATCTGATGCTCTAGATTGAAAAACATTATCATACAATTTTAAGTTTGTACCAATGGGTGATACTACAGGAACATGTGCTGCCTTTAATTTAGAAGCTGCTTTTTCAAAGTTCTTTGATGTTAACGGACCAATAACTGCATCTACTTCTTCTAAATTATTATTATCAATAATATCTGCTACTTCACTTATTTGATTTTTTGTGTCAAAGACATCAACTTTAAGTGAAATACCTAAAGCTTTTAAAGAATCTACAGCCATTAATACCCCTGAATGAAAGTCTAACGACGCATCTAAATAGGGGTCTCTTTTAATACTTTTTTTAATACCTGAAATAGAATCAAAATCTACCTTACTCAATCTAAAAGGCAACATAACAGCAATATGCTTGGTAGTATAATCAGAAATACTATCTACTAAATTAATTTTATGTTCCTTTTCTTCAGAAAGAGCTTCATTAAAAGGTATTTTAAGAATCATACCTGCTTTTAGGCCACTTTCAGCTAAACCAGGGTTTAGTGCTTCTATTTCAGATTGTTCTAAGCCTAGTTTTAATTTTAACCTATAAAAACCTTCTTTTGGTAATACTTTGTAATAACTAAATTCTTCATCTACTACTTTTTCTGCTTCATCTTCTATATTAGGTACTTTAATTTCTTGACCTTCTTTTAAAACCTCTCCCATATCTGGATTTATACTTTCTAATTCAGCTATGGTAATTCCAAACTTATAAGCTATTCGCCATTTTCCTTCTTTAGGTTTAACTATGTAAGTTCTATAAGGTTCTACGGCTTCTGTAACTTCTGTAGTTTTAAAAATAGGTATTTGAAGTTTATCACCCTTTCTTAGTGGGTTTGCATACAAAAACTTATTATGCTTTTTTATATCTGCTTCTTCTACATTGTACTTCTTAGATAAACTATATAAAGTTTCTTTTCTTTTTGTTTTATGGGTTTTAAATCCTTGTAATTCCTTAACTACCGTTGTTTTTATTTCAACTTTAGACTTTGGAATTATTAAAATGGTATTGGGTTTTAACCCCGCTTTTGCCTCTGGATTTAACTTGTAAATATCAAGAGGTGTAACGTAATATTGTTTAGCAATACCTTCAACAGTTTCGCCTTTTTTAACTTTATGTGTGCTGTAATTTTGTGCCTGTACTATGCCAAAACCAAAAAAACATAGAAAACAAAAAATGGAAAAGAATTTAGTCATTTAACGTTGTTATTTATTTTGTTAAAGGTTAAATCTATAAAATTTTACTACATATAGGTTACCTAAATCATATAGTATGCCAAAAAGGGAAAAATTTATAAACTCATGTAAATATATACGAAACTTTGTGAAATTAAGTTGACACTACTATTTATAAATAGCTATAAATACCCTAAGCCCTTTACTTTACTGCTTTTTTATGACACGCTAATTTTTACTTTATCACGCCATTATTCCCATTCGATGGTTGCAGGTGGTTTAGAGCTTATATCATAAACTACTCTATTAACGCCTTTTACTTTATTTATTATATCATTTGATATTTTTTGAAGAAATTCATAAGGCAGGTTTACCCAATCGGCAGTCATTCCATCGGTACTTTCTACAGCTCTTAAAGCCACACACTTTTCGTAAGTACGCTCATCACCCATAACACCAACGCTATTTACTGGCAACAACATAGCACCTGCTTGCCATACTTTATCATAAAGTCCCCATTCTTTTAAACCACTAATAAAAATATGGTCTACCTCTTGCAGAATGCGCACTTTTTCGGCAGTAATATCTCCTAGAATTCTAATTCCTAATCCAGGACCAGGAAATGGATGACGTCCCAAAAGCTCGGGGTTAATTCCTAAAGACTTACCTACTCTACGCACTTCATCTTTAAAAATGGCGCGTAATGGTTCTACTATTTTAAGTTTCATAAAGTCTGGTAATCCACCAACATTATGATGACTTTTTATAGTTGCTGAAGGTCCTCCTGTAGCAGATACACTTTCAATAACATCGGGATAAATAGTACCTTGAGCTAAAAAGGTAACATCTTCAATTTTATGAGCTTCATCATCAAAAACTTCAATAAACGCATTACCAATAGCTTTACGTTTTTGCTCTGGGTCTTCAATACCTTTTAGGGCATTTAAAAAACGTGCTGATGCATCAACCCCTTTTACGTTAAGCCCCATGCCTTCATATTGATTTAGTACATTTTCAAATTCATTTTTGCGCAATAAACCATTATTAACAAAAATGCAGTACAAGTTTTTGCCTATAGCTTTGTTTAACAATACTGCCGCTACCGTAGAATCTACTCCACCTGAAAGACCTAAAACTACTTTTTCATTACCTACTTTTTCTTCAATGGCTTCTACAGTTTCTTCTATAAAAGAGTCTGGTGTCCAATCTTGGTGTAAGCCAGCAATACTTACTAAAAAATTCTCTAATAGTTGTTTTCCATCGGTAGAATGGTATACTTCAGGATGAAATTGAATGGCATACGTTTCTTCGCCTTCAATTCTATAAGCTGCATTTTTAACGTCATGCGTACTAGCTATTAAAACGCCATTAGTAGGCAATTGTTTAATAGTATCTGAATGACTCATCCAAACTTGACTACCAGTATGAATATGTGCAAAAAATGGCTCATTACTTTTTATGAACGATAAATTAGCCCTCCCATACTCTCTTGTGTTTGAAGGTGCCACTTCTCCACCAGAAAAATGTGCCAAATATTGTGCTCCGTAACAAACGGCTAATACTGGTTTTTTACCGCGAATTTCTGAAAGATCTGGATGCAATGCATCTTCCCCTCTAACAGAATTTGGGCTACCAGAAAGTATAACCGCTTTATACTCTTGTAGGTTGTTTGGAATTTTATTAAATGGATGTATTTCGGAATAAATGTTGAGTTCCCTAACTCTACGAGCAATAAGTTGTGTGTATTGCGATCCGAAGTCTAAAATTAGTACCTTGTCATGTTGCATGCGCAAAAGTAATAATTGATTTTATAATGAGAAATTACGAGTACGTATTTTTTTAACAAGTTTTAAACCATAGAATCTAAAATAGCTTCAATATCATCTTCTGTGGTGTCTGGATTAATAAAACAGAAGCGTGATACGGTTTCAAAACCATCGGGTTTTCGCCATTTTGTAGGAGTTACTAAAGCAAATCCTTTTCTGTGATTCTCATAAGTCCAATGTTTATAATCATCTGCATTCCATCCTTTTCTTCTATATAAAACACAAGATAAACTTGGGTCTCTTACCAATTCAACATGTGGTTTTTCTGCTATCATTTTACCCGCTATTTGTGCTAATTCTAATCCACGCTCTACGGCTTCTTTATATTTCTCTGTGCCATGCATAGCTAAAGAAAACCATAAAGGTAAACCTCTTACACGCCTTGTTAGTTGAATTTGATAATCTGACGGATTAAACCCATTGGCACCTTCGTCTTTAAATATTTCTAAATAAGATCCCTCTTGTGCATGTGCTCTTTTAGCTAATTCTGGATCTTTATAAATTACGGCTCCGCAATCATACGGAGAAAACATCCATTTATGAGGATCTATTGTAATGCTATCAGCTCTTTCAATGCCTTTAAACAAATGCCTTACAGAGTCTGCTACTAAAGCGCCTCCACCGTAAGCAGCATCTACATGAAACCATAAATTTTCTTTTTCGCAAACCGAAGCTATTCCATCTAAATCATCAATAATACCTGCATTTGTTGTGCCTCCTGTTGCTACTACCGCAAACAAACGTTTACGCTGCTGTTCTGTTAAATTATTTATGCAATTTTTTAAGGCTTCACCATGTAAAACATCTTCAGTATCTACTAACAAAATATCAACATCGGCAACTTTAGCCATTGCTTTTATTGATGAGTGCGCCCCAATAGAGGTTATAATTAATCCTTTTTCTGATTTAAAAGCCTCATTTTCTCTCCAGTATTCTCGTGCTGTAACAATAGCCGATAGGTTTGCTGCAGTACCTCCGCTTGTAAAAACACCAAAAGCGCCTTGGGGTAATCCTGTTAATGACACTATCCAACTCATTGCTTCATTTTCGCAAAAAATACCACCAGCCCCTTCCATCCAATAAGCTCCGTGAATACTTGAAGCCGATGTTACCAAATCAAACATAATAGCAGCTCTAGTTGGTGCTGCAGATACAAAAGCTAAATGCCTTGGGTGATCTATGGGTACAGTGGCTTTTGATAAGTGTTTTTTCCATAACTTAAAAGCATACTCACCTCCTATTCCTTCTGGTGTAATGGTTTCTCCTACTAGTTCCTTTAATTCTTCTTCTTTTTTAGGTTTACCTATTGCTCTTTTGGTAGCTGAAACCCTATCTATGGTATATTTCATTACATCCATAGTCATTTCAACTAAATCTATATCAATCTTATGCATTAGTTACATTTTTAATATTAGAAACTCACTTTGAAGTGGTTTTAAATTTTCTATAAGTTTAGGGATTAAATTTTCACCAAACTCTAAATAAAACTCAGAAAAATTGGTATTACGCTCTTGCAAACTTCCGTTTGGAAACAATTGGTTTTGAAGTTCTGTCATTCGAAAAACTTGATCTGACAGCACCTTTTTTTGAGCCTTTAACAATCGTTTTTCTAATTTATCTAAGCCTTTTAATTGTTTTACTTCTTGTGCTTTTACAGCTCCTAAAAAGGATTTATCGGTTTGTTTTGCTAAAGAAAATAATGTTTCAAACTGTTTTTTTAAATGCTGTTTTTGTTCAGAAAAATCTATTTCAATATTAGATATTTCTCTCACTTTTTTATTAATAAAGGTGTCTCTTTTTAAAAAGATATCTTCTTTAGAAACACCTAGGTTTTTTAGTTTTTTAAATTGATTTTCGGTTTGAATTAACACTGAATTACGGAGTAACAATATTGGAAAAGTTACATTAAATTTACCAAACATTTGTTTTAGCTGAAACCAATAAGCCAACTCACCGCCGCCACCAATATAACAGAGATTAGGTAAAATTACCTCTTGGTATAGCGGACGCATAATAACATTGGGTGAAAACCGTTCTGGGAACTCTGCTAGTTCTTTTTGAATTTCACTTTTACTCCAAGAAATATTGGTATTTAAAACACTATAAACACCATCTTCAAAAACAATACGTTCACGTAAATTATCTGTAATATAAAACAGATTAATCTCTCTTGGGTTTACTTGAATATTATAATTTTTCGAGAGCTCTTTACTAGTTTCTGAAACCGCTTTAAAAGACGTATTATTAAGCAATTCGTCTTCAATATAAGGAATGAACAAACGCTTTAATTCTTTGTTATTAGCATCAATAATAACTAAACCATAGGCTTTAAAAAGTTCATTAGCTAAATATCTAGTAGCACTTGCAAGGTTGTTATGTTGCAAGTATGCGGTTTTAAATAGTTCTTTTAAATATTCTGCATTATTGCTATGGCCAAATTCACCTTTTAAAACTTCTAAAACATCTTCTAATCCTTTAGTTGACAATTCGCCTACAGCTCCATAAGATTCTCTATTCCATTGAATTTTTTTTCCTTTAAAATTAAAGTAGTTTATTTCATCAAAATCGTGATCTTCTGTAGCCATCCAATAAACGGGCACAAAATTAAACTCTGGATATTGTTTTTTTAATTCTTTGGTAAGATTAATTGTTGATACTATTTTGTATAGGAAATAAAGCGGTCCCGTAAACAAATTAAGCTGATGCCCTGTGGTAATTGTAAAAGTTTTATCGCTTTTTAAAGCTTCAATATTCTGTAAAGTTAAATCTGAAGTGTTAAGGTTTTTATATTGCTCTTTTAAAACTTTTACTAAAACGTTTCTATTAGAATTTGAAACTAAAGCAGACTGTTGTTTTTCCTTTATTTGTACTTGAAAATTATCTACTTCTGGAAATCTATTATAAAACGGTTTTAAATCTGGGTTTCCATCTATATAATTGCAAATTAATGATGAAAAATAGCCTGTTTGTTTAAATGAAATAGTGTCTGATGACATACTGTGCTATTAAATTTTGGTGTAAATATACAGCTATTACATTTTGAATTTCTAAAAAATAAGTTAAGAGTTTTTTGAGTATATGAACACGCTTTTCTTAATAAAACTCTAAAGGTACTTTTATTAAAAAAATTAAATGGAGTAAATTTTTACTAAAGCCTTCTTAGTAAACTAGTTATTTGAAATATTACATAGTTTGTTTTAAATAAGTTTAAACTATATATTACTACAAACAAAACAAACAACATCTTGAATATCAATTATTTATAAGCCTAACTTTTAGCTACACTATTACAATATCTGAAATTTTTTATGTGTTAAAATGGAAATTAAATAGCTTTTTTAGTTAAAATAAAGCCGTTTGCCCATCATCTGTACCTTCTTTATCATCATTTGGGTCTTCTGATGATACTTCTTTTTCATCTACAACTTCTAAATCATCAGCATGTACTTCATCTGGAGCTTCATAAGGTAAAGGATCTAATAAATTAATTTGATTCACCTTATCTTTAGTTAATTGATTACCAATAGCATTTATACCTTTAATGGCTATAAATTCTTCTAAATTAATTTCAAGATTATCTTTTCTGTCTTTACCCCTTTCTTTAGCAAAAACAATTTCTGCCATTGGTTTCCAATCTGTAGAAACAATTTCTAATTGCGAATTAGGAACATCTGGTATAAAACTTTCCTCTTTATTTTCGTTTTCAATTAAAAATCTTTTTACGTAATAGATTTGTTTTTCACCATGAAAATATATTACAGATATAGGTTTTTTGGGGTTCCATTTTTCTAGCACTACCATATCATCATCAAAATGCATAGTAACCTCTGGTGTAACTGTTTTAACTATGCCTTTTTGGTTTATTATTAGTAGCTTATCTTCACCTCTAAACTCACCAATTAATTCACCTCTGCCATCAACATTTAAACGTTGTACGGTTTCATCAAACCAAATTTTTCTGGGCTTTAAGGTAGAAACTCCTTTTTCTTTTAACTCTATACGTTTTACGGTATATTTTGTTACTAAGTTACCTTTTGATGCGCGCCCTTTTATTAAAATATCGGCAAAATCAATATCCCATTTAAGTTTTTTTATACTTCCTGCTTGTCTTAAATGAACTGTAACAACCTCTGCTTCTCCGTTAGGATTAGCTGAAAAATAAAGTATTTGTGAGCCTTTGTTTCCGTTAGTTACATCATACTCTCTATCTCTTGTCATTGCAGTAACTGCAAACCGCTTAATGTATGAAGGACCTTTTTTACCATCTCTATAAATTAAATTATAAATGGTGCGTTTATCTTTCTTTTTAAATACAGCTACATGAATAATGTCTTTACCAATAAAAGTTTTAGCATCAACTTTTGTAACCATCATTTTACCGGCTTTGGTAAAAACAATAATGTCATCTATATCACTACAATCACAAACATACTCGTCTCTTCTTAATGATGTTCCTATAAAACCTTCGGCTCTATTTACATATAGTTTTATGTTTCTAATAACTACTCTTGTGGCATCTACATCATCAAAAGTTCTAATCTCAGTTTTACGCTCTCTTCCTTCTCCATATTCTTTTTTAAGCCTTTTAAAATAAGTTATGGTGTAATCTATAATGTTAGCTAAATGATGTTTTACCTCTGCTATTTGTTCTTCTAAAGCATCAATTTTTTGTTGTGCTTTATCTATATCAAATTTTGAAATTCTTTTAATTCTAATTTCGGTTAAACGCACAATATCGTCTTCTGTTATGGCGCGTTTTAAATGTTTAATATGAGGTTTTAGTCCTTTGTCAATAGCAGTTATTACACCATCCCAAGTTTCTTCTTCTTCAATATCACGATAAATTCTGTTCTCAATAAAAATACGCTCAAGTGAAGCAAAATGCCACTGCTCTTCTAACTCCCCTAGTTTTATTTCTAGCTCTTGTTTTAAAAGCTGAACGGTGTTATCTGTTGAACGGCGCAACATTTCTGAAACCCCTATAAATAGAGGTTTATTGTCTTCTATGACACAGCCTAATGGCGAAATTGAAGATTCACAGCTAGTAAAAGCGTACAATGCATCAATAGTTTTATCTGGCGACAATCCTGATGGTAAATGCACTAAAATTTCAACCTCAGCAGCGGTGTTATCTTCTATTTTTTTAATTTTAATTTTGCCCTTGTCGTTGGCTTTTAAAATAGAATCTATTAAAGATGATGTGGTAGTTCCGTAAGGTATTTCTGTGATTACAAGTGTGTTTTTATCTAATTGAGAAATTTTGGCACGAACACGTACTTTACCACCTCTATTTCCATCATTATAATTTGAGAAATCTGCTATTCCTGCAGTTGGAAAATCTGGAAGTAAAGTAAAACGTTTACCTTGTAAGTGCTTAATTGAAGCATCTATTAACTCTATAAAATTGTGTGGTAATATTTTGGTTGAAAGCCCAACAGCAATCCCCTCGCCACCTTGTGCTAATAGCAACGGAAACTTAACAGGTAAATTAACAGGCTCTTTTCTTCGGCCATCATAACTAGCTTGCCATTCTGTAATTTTAGGGCTATATACTACATCTAGAGCAAATTTAGAGAGGCGCGCCTCTATATACCTAGAGGCCGCGGCGCTATCTCCTGTTAGTATATTTCCCCAGTTACCTTGGGTGTCTATAAGCAAATCTTTCTGGCCAATTTGAACCATGGCATCGGCTATACTTGCATCTCCATGTGGATGATACTGCATAGTATGCCCTACAATGTTTGCTACTTTGTTATAGCGCCCATCGTCAAGATCTTTCATAGAGTGCATTATACGACGCTGTACTGGTTTAAAACCATCTTCAATAGCTGGTACTGCACGCTCTAGTATAACGTATGAGGCGTAATCTAAAAACCAATCTTTATACATACCCGTTACCCGGGTAATTGTTTCTTTTGACTCTTCTGGTTTGTTATTTAAATCTTCGCCTTCCTCAATCATTAATTATTTTAATTTAAATGGGGTTTACCTTTAAGAATTTTTTTAAGCTTCTTAGCGTTTAAAAAATGTAATTCTTCACTACTATTATTTTGGTACAAATATTTGTAACTTCTCTTTTTTTCTTCTTTTTTTTCTTTTGTATATAACATCTTAATTTCATTTTGTCCTGTTAACCAAACAGGTATTAAACATTATTTCTAATGCAAATTTACGTTTAAACTAAGATATTACATCGTATTTTAACTTATTTTTATATCAAATTCTCATTTTAACAAACAAATAATCTTAATTTAACAATTAAAACACCTGTTTACTCAATAATATCCAATTCTACTTTTAAATTGTCTATTATAAACTCTTGTCTTGTTGGTGTGTTTTTTCCCATGTAAAATGACAATAATTCATCTATAGACATATCATCATCAAGCATTACAGGATCTAGACGTATATCTCTTCCTATAAAATGTTTAAATTCATCTGGTGAAATTTCACCTAGCCCTTTAAACCGAGTAATTTCTGGTTTTGGTTTAAGTTTTTCTATAGCATCTATACGCTCTTCTTCAGTATAACAATAAATGGTTTCTTTTTTATTGCGAACTCTAAAGAGTGGTGTTTGCAAAATGTATAAATGCCCTTCTTTTATTATTTCTGGGAAAAATTGTAAAAAAAACGTAATTAATAATAATCTAATATGCATTCCATCTACATCGGCATCGGTTGCAATTACAACATTATTATAACGTAAATCTTCTAAAGATTCTTCAATATTTAAAGCTGCTTGTAACAGGTTAAATTCTTCATTTTCATAAACTATTTTTTTACTTAACCCGTAGCAATTAAGTGGTTTTCCTTTTAAACTGAACACCGCTTGTGTATTAACATCTCGAGACTTTGTAATACTACCAGAAGCCGAATCTCCCTCTGTTATAAAGAGTGTGGTTTCTAAATTCCTTTCGTTTTTGGTGTCTCCGAAATGTATTCTACAATCGCGTAATTTTTTATTATGAAGGCTTGCTTTTTTAGCTCTATCTCTTGCTAGTTTTCTTATTCCTGATAATTCTTTACGTTCACGTTCTGCTTGTAGAATTTTTTTAAGAATTTTTTCTGCAGTATCTGGGTTTTTATGTAAATAGTTATCTAGGTTGGTTTTTACAAAATCGTTTATATAAGTTCTAACCGTAGGGTAATCTCCTCCCATATCTGTAGAGCCAAGTTTTGTTTTGGTTTGGCTCTCAAAAACGGGTTCCATAACCTTAATGGCAATGGCACTTATAATAGATTTTCTTATGTCTGCCGCATCAAAATTTTTACCATAAAACTCACGAATAGTTTTTACAATAGCCTCTCTAAAAGCATTTAAATGAGTCCCTCCTTGAGTGGTATTTTGCCCATTTACAAAAGAATGATATTCCTCACTATATTGTGTTTTACTGTGGGTTATAGCCACTTCAACGTCATCTCCTCTTAAATGTATAATTGGGTATAATAAATCTGTTTCTTTAGTTCTCTCTGTTAATAAATCTTTTAACCCGTTTTCGCTAAAATACTTTTCTCCATTAAAAACTATGGTTAACCCAGGATTGAGGTATACATAGTTTTTAAGCATTTTTACAATATATTCACTTCTGAATTTATAATTTTTGAAAATGCTTTCATCTGGAACAAAAGATACTTTAGTTCCTTTTCTGCGTGTAGTATTATCAAGAAGGTCTTTATTGATTAACTCTCCTTTTTCAAACTCTGCTGAAGCAGATTTACCATCTCTTGTTGATTCTACTCTAAAATAACTTGAGAGTGCATTTACTGCTTTGGTACCTACGCCATTTAATCCTACCGATTTTTTAAAGGCTTTAGAATCGTATTTACCTCCGGTATTCATTTTAGAAACTACATCTACCACTTTTCCTAAAGGAATTCCGCGACCGTAATCTCTAACAATAACTTTGGTTCCTTGAACAGAAATTTCGATAGTTTTTCCTGCCCCCATAACAAACTCATCTATGGAGTTATCAATAACTTCTTTTAGCAAGATATAAATACCATCGTCTGGCGATGAACCATCACCCAACTTACCAATATACATTCCTGGGCGCATACGAATATGTTCTTTCCAGTCTAATGAACGTATATTATCTTCGGTATAATTAGATTGTACTGCCATAAAAAAGAGTGAAATTTAATGATGGAATGCTAATATAAGACAACGTCTTAAAAAATAAAATAGCATTAACACAAAGTAATTAACAATACAACAATAATATTGTTGAGAACGTAGAAAAAAATATTATCTAAACTGTAAATTGGTGAGAGATACCAATTGTTTTTCTGCCTTTGCTTTTAATAAATTATTTCTAGTTTTTATAAACTTGGTCATATATTTTTTAAAGAACATCCAACTTAACAGCTTACCTAAAATTCCATAAGGTAATTCAAAATGAAAGACATTAGTCATTATTGTTTTATTACCTTTCTCTACAAAGTGATGTTCATGCCTGTAAGTTTTAAAAACTCCAAAAACCAGTTCTTCTACAAACAAGTATGGCGTTTTAAATTCTGATATTTTTAAAGTAAGGTGTTGAACAAATCCAAAATGATTAGACTCCCAAGTTATATAATCATTTAAACAAACCAAACCAGCAACCTTACCTGAAATAGCAATTTCTTTTGAATATTTTAAGTTATTTTTTAAAGTGTCTTGATAAAAATCAACATTACGGGCTAAATCAAAACAGTCTTTAATTTTAGCATTAATTTTAGTTTCTATTTTAATAACTGGCATATTTCGGGTTATAAATTACACGTTACACTACGAAGGAAAAAAGTTTAATTCAACTAAACTCCTTTATATTGACACATAACATAACCTAAAAGTCACTTCAAAAAAAAAAAATTGTTATAGCAGATATTATGGGGACAATATCTTTTTAAACATTAAACAAGAAATGCATAATGTCGCCATCTTTAACAACATAATTCTTTCCTTCAACACGCATTTTTCCAGCTTCTTTTACTTTAGTTTCACTTCCATAAGACACGTAATCATCGTAACTAATAACTTCGGCTCTAATGAACCCTTTTTCAAAATCGGTGTGGATAACACCTGCAGCTTGTGGCGCTGTAGCACCAATATCAATAGTCCAAGCGCGTACTTCTTTTACACCTGCGGTAAAGTAGGTTTGCTGATTTAATAGTTTGTAAGCCCCTCTAATTAATTTAGCAGAACCGGGTTCTTCTAACCCAATATCTTCTAAAAACATTTTACGCTCTTCATAATCTTCCAATTCATTTATATCGGCTTCTGTACCTACGGCTAAAACTAAAACTTCGGCGTTTTCATCTTTAACAGCTTCTTTTACTTGTTCTACAAAATCATTACCAGAAACGGCGGCTCCTTCATCTACATTACACACATACATAACAGGTTTATCTGTGATAAATTGTAGGGGTTTAACGTACTCTGCATAATCTTCATCACTAAACTCTAAGGCTCTTACTGATGTTCCGTTTTCTAAACCTTCCTTTATTTTTAATAGTACAGCTTCTTCTGCTTGCGCTTCTTTATTACCTGTTT contains:
- a CDS encoding DNA gyrase/topoisomerase IV subunit A, which produces MIEEGEDLNNKPEESKETITRVTGMYKDWFLDYASYVILERAVPAIEDGFKPVQRRIMHSMKDLDDGRYNKVANIVGHTMQYHPHGDASIADAMVQIGQKDLLIDTQGNWGNILTGDSAAASRYIEARLSKFALDVVYSPKITEWQASYDGRRKEPVNLPVKFPLLLAQGGEGIAVGLSTKILPHNFIELIDASIKHLQGKRFTLLPDFPTAGIADFSNYNDGNRGGKVRVRAKISQLDKNTLVITEIPYGTTTSSLIDSILKANDKGKIKIKKIEDNTAAEVEILVHLPSGLSPDKTIDALYAFTSCESSISPLGCVIEDNKPLFIGVSEMLRRSTDNTVQLLKQELEIKLGELEEQWHFASLERIFIENRIYRDIEEEETWDGVITAIDKGLKPHIKHLKRAITEDDIVRLTEIRIKRISKFDIDKAQQKIDALEEQIAEVKHHLANIIDYTITYFKRLKKEYGEGRERKTEIRTFDDVDATRVVIRNIKLYVNRAEGFIGTSLRRDEYVCDCSDIDDIIVFTKAGKMMVTKVDAKTFIGKDIIHVAVFKKKDKRTIYNLIYRDGKKGPSYIKRFAVTAMTRDREYDVTNGNKGSQILYFSANPNGEAEVVTVHLRQAGSIKKLKWDIDFADILIKGRASKGNLVTKYTVKRIELKEKGVSTLKPRKIWFDETVQRLNVDGRGELIGEFRGEDKLLIINQKGIVKTVTPEVTMHFDDDMVVLEKWNPKKPISVIYFHGEKQIYYVKRFLIENENKEESFIPDVPNSQLEIVSTDWKPMAEIVFAKERGKDRKDNLEINLEEFIAIKGINAIGNQLTKDKVNQINLLDPLPYEAPDEVHADDLEVVDEKEVSSEDPNDDKEGTDDGQTALF
- a CDS encoding DNA topoisomerase IV subunit B; this encodes MAVQSNYTEDNIRSLDWKEHIRMRPGMYIGKLGDGSSPDDGIYILLKEVIDNSIDEFVMGAGKTIEISVQGTKVIVRDYGRGIPLGKVVDVVSKMNTGGKYDSKAFKKSVGLNGVGTKAVNALSSYFRVESTRDGKSASAEFEKGELINKDLLDNTTRRKGTKVSFVPDESIFKNYKFRSEYIVKMLKNYVYLNPGLTIVFNGEKYFSENGLKDLLTERTKETDLLYPIIHLRGDDVEVAITHSKTQYSEEYHSFVNGQNTTQGGTHLNAFREAIVKTIREFYGKNFDAADIRKSIISAIAIKVMEPVFESQTKTKLGSTDMGGDYPTVRTYINDFVKTNLDNYLHKNPDTAEKILKKILQAERERKELSGIRKLARDRAKKASLHNKKLRDCRIHFGDTKNERNLETTLFITEGDSASGSITKSRDVNTQAVFSLKGKPLNCYGLSKKIVYENEEFNLLQAALNIEESLEDLRYNNVVIATDADVDGMHIRLLLITFFLQFFPEIIKEGHLYILQTPLFRVRNKKETIYCYTEEERIDAIEKLKPKPEITRFKGLGEISPDEFKHFIGRDIRLDPVMLDDDMSIDELLSFYMGKNTPTRQEFIIDNLKVELDIIE
- the bshC gene encoding bacillithiol biosynthesis cysteine-adding enzyme BshC, whose protein sequence is MSSDTISFKQTGYFSSLICNYIDGNPDLKPFYNRFPEVDNFQVQIKEKQQSALVSNSNRNVLVKVLKEQYKNLNTSDLTLQNIEALKSDKTFTITTGHQLNLFTGPLYFLYKIVSTINLTKELKKQYPEFNFVPVYWMATEDHDFDEINYFNFKGKKIQWNRESYGAVGELSTKGLEDVLEVLKGEFGHSNNAEYLKELFKTAYLQHNNLASATRYLANELFKAYGLVIIDANNKELKRLFIPYIEDELLNNTSFKAVSETSKELSKNYNIQVNPREINLFYITDNLRERIVFEDGVYSVLNTNISWSKSEIQKELAEFPERFSPNVIMRPLYQEVILPNLCYIGGGGELAYWFQLKQMFGKFNVTFPILLLRNSVLIQTENQFKKLKNLGVSKEDIFLKRDTFINKKVREISNIEIDFSEQKQHLKKQFETLFSLAKQTDKSFLGAVKAQEVKQLKGLDKLEKRLLKAQKKVLSDQVFRMTELQNQLFPNGSLQERNTNFSEFYLEFGENLIPKLIENLKPLQSEFLILKM